One Oceanispirochaeta sp. genomic window, AAAATGGCCGTAATCAGTGTTCGTTTAAATGAAGACGAGGAAAAAATCCTTGCCTTTTTATCAGAATATTTTCACGAAGATAAATCATCTCTATTCAAAAAATCTATGTATGAGTTATATGAAGACATACAGGATATTAAATTTATTGAAGATCATATTGAAAACAAAGAAAACCCAGAATTTATTTCTGCGGAAGATTTACTGA contains:
- a CDS encoding DUF6290 family protein: MAVISVRLNEDEEKILAFLSEYFHEDKSSLFKKSMYELYEDIQDIKFIEDHIENKENPEFISAEDLLN